GTCCCGGGACATTCTTCACGGTGTCTGCGACGTGTTGGTCTGCGACGGGTTCAGCGGGAACATCCTCCTCAAGACGTCGGAGGGCGTGGCCAAAGCGATCATGGACCGGCTCAAACAGGAGTTCACCCGAACGCTTTGGAACAAGATGGCTGCGGCCGTGCTGAAACCGGGCCTCAAGCGCTTCGCCCGGGAGATCAATTACAAGGAGCACGGCGGAGCGCCCTTGCTGGGACTTTCCGGTCCGATCATCAAAGCGCACGGTTCCTCGGACGCGAAAGCGATCTTTCACGCCGTCCGCCAGGCCCGCCTGTTCGTCGAACGGGGGGTTATCCCGCGGATCACCGAGGATTTACATAGAATCGAGAGGGGCTGAACAGCTTGAAACCGGTGGGGATCATCGGGACAGGTTCATATCTGCCGGAGAAGGTCTTGACCAACAAGGATTTGGAAACCATGGTAGATACGACCGATGAATGGATCGTCAGCCGGACGGGAATCCGGGAGCGGCGCATCGCCGCGGAAGAGCAGGCCTCTTCCGATCTGGCGGCGGAAGCGGCCCGCAGGGCGCTGGAGTCGGCAAAAGTGACGGCGGATCAGCTGGATTTGATCATCGTGGCCACCGTGACTCCCGACATGATGTTCCCGGCGACGGCCTGCCTTTTGCAGGACCGGCTGGGGGCGAAGAAGGCGGCCGCGTTCGATCTGTCCGCGGCCTGTTCGGGATTCTTGTACGGGATTGCGACCGCGTCCCAGTTCATCCAAAGCGGCATGTACCGTTATGCCCTGGTGGTCGGTGTGGACTGCCTGTCCAAAATCACCAACTGGGAGGACAGAAACACCTGCGTGCTCTTCGGCGACGGAGCCGGAGCGGTCGTCCTGGGACCGGTGGAGGAGGGAAGCGGTTTTCTCTCCTTTGAGCTGGGTGCCGACGGGTCCGGCGGGGATTTGCTGAAGCTGCCCGCGGGCGGATCCCGCATGCCGGCGAGCCGGCACACGGTGGACGAGCGCCTCCACACCATTTCCATGGCCGGCCGGGAGGTTTTCAAGTTTGCCGTCCGCGTGATGGGCAATGCCGCGGAGGAGGCGCTCTCCAAGGCGGGGATGAAGAAGGAGGACATCGACTTCCTCGTGCCCCATCAGGCCAACATCCGCATCATCGACGCCGCCGTCGAGCGGTTCGGACTGTCGGAGGAGAAGGTGATCGTCAACCTGGACCGTTTCGGAAACATGTCCTCCGCCTCCATCCCGGTGGCCCTGGATGAAGCGGTTCACCAGGGACGGATCAAAAAGGGGGACACGCTGGTGCTCGTCGGCTTCGGCGGCGGTCTGACCTGGGGGGCGGCGGTGCTGAAGTGGTCGATGGACACCTGATGGATGCGCGCTGAGAGGAGGGGAGAGAAACATGGGGAAAACG
The Planifilum fulgidum genome window above contains:
- a CDS encoding beta-ketoacyl-ACP synthase III; translation: MNSLKPVGIIGTGSYLPEKVLTNKDLETMVDTTDEWIVSRTGIRERRIAAEEQASSDLAAEAARRALESAKVTADQLDLIIVATVTPDMMFPATACLLQDRLGAKKAAAFDLSAACSGFLYGIATASQFIQSGMYRYALVVGVDCLSKITNWEDRNTCVLFGDGAGAVVLGPVEEGSGFLSFELGADGSGGDLLKLPAGGSRMPASRHTVDERLHTISMAGREVFKFAVRVMGNAAEEALSKAGMKKEDIDFLVPHQANIRIIDAAVERFGLSEEKVIVNLDRFGNMSSASIPVALDEAVHQGRIKKGDTLVLVGFGGGLTWGAAVLKWSMDT